The sequence below is a genomic window from Pseudomonas cremoricolorata.
ACGTTCGGCGTAACCCCAGCCCGTGCCCGTGCCGAACCAGTCGCCGGCACGCTCAGCGGGCAACGCGACACGTTCGGGCGAAAGCACCGCTTCCTCGCCCTGCAGGCGCATTTCACCGGCCTGGGCGCGGTAGCAGCCCCAGTACACCTCGTCCATGCGCGCATCGATGGCAGCGGCGACCTGGGTGTGACCCTGCTCGCGCAACGCACCCTGGGCGAGCGCTGCCAGATTGGACACCGGCAGCACTGGCCGCTCCAAGGCAAACGCCAAACCCTGTACTACACCGATGGCGATGCGAACCCCGGTGAATGCGCCAGGGCCACGGCCAAAGGCGATGGCATCCAGCGCGCTCAGCGGCACGCCTGCCTCGGCCATCAGTTGCTTGATCATCGGCAGCAGCTTTTGCGCGTGCTGTCGCGGAATGACCTGGTGATGGCTGATGACCTCACCGCCTTGCAGCAGCGCGACGGAACAGGCTTCGGTGGCGGTATCCAGGGCCAGCAGGGTGGTCATCGAACAGGGTATCCAGGCAAAAAAGAGCGGCAGTATAAACGACAACGGCCCGCAAGCGGGCCGTGGTGCGATGGACGCGGGGCTCAGCTGAGCGCTGCGAGCACCTTGGCGGTGATCGAGTCGACCGAACCGACGCCTTCGATGTGGCTGTATTTGGGCTTGCCTTGAACAGCGGCGAGTTTCTGATAGAAGTCCACCAGCGGCTTGGTCTGGGTGTGGTAGACCGACAGGCGATGACGCACGGTTTCTTCGCGGTCGTCGTCGCGCTGGATCAGGTCTTCGCCTGTGACGTCGTCCTTGCCCTCGACCTTCGGCGGGTTGTACTGGATGTGGTAGGTACGACCCGAGGCCAGGTGCACACGGCGACCGGCCATGCGACCGACGATTTCTTCATCGTCGACGGCGATCTCGACCACGTTGTCGATCGCGACACCGGCCTGCTGCATGGCTTCGGCCTGGGGAATGGTGCGCGGGAAGCCATCGAACAGGCAGCCATTGGCGCAATCAGACTGGGCGATGCGCTCCTTGACCAAATCGATGATCAGCTCGTCCGACACCAGTTGGCCGGCATCCATGACTTTCTTCAGCTCCAGGCCCAGCGGCGTACCGGCTTTGACCGCGGCGCGCAGCATGTCGCCGGTGGAGATCTGAGGGATACCGAACTTTTCGGTGATGAACTTTGCCTGAGTACCTTTGCCGGCCCCGGGAGCTCCCAGCAGAATTACGCGCATCTCGTGCTCCTCATAATTTTTATGTAAATCAATGGATTCGGCTGAACGGGCCAACTCCGGAAAAACGGTCTCGACCGGAAAATCGGTCAAAAGGCTGCTCAAGATACACAGCGCCTGTCAGGCAGACAAGCATCCCAAAGTGGCAGGAATGCCCCCCTTGCGACCCAGCGTCGCAGGGGTTGCGCCTGGTGCCACCCTGGCGCGGCCCGGCCACTGGCGACCGACCCGGGAAGCGCTGTGCGCAGCCGCGCGATGCCTCAGCCAGTATTACGCAAGCCCGCGGCGATGCCTGCTACGGTCACCAGCAAGGCCTGCTCCAGCGGGCTGTCCAGAGCGGCTTCGCGGCCTCGGGTGCGGGCCAGCAGTTCGGCCTGCAAGCGGTGCAAGGGGTCGAGGTAGGTGTTGCGCAGGCGGATAAACTCCAGGGTGTCGGGGCTGTGGGCGAGTAGCACCGACTGCCCGGTAAGCCCCAATACCAGCTCGCACGACTGCGACAATAGGTCGCGCAAATGACTGCCTAACCCCAGCAGGTGCGGTTGCACCAGACGTTGGTCGTAGGCCTCGGCGATTTGTGCGTCAGCCTTGGCCAGAACCATCTCCAGCATGTCGATGCGGGTGCGGAAAAACGGCCACTGCTCACGCATCTGCCCCAGCAGATCGCCCTCACCGCGTGCCAGCGCATTGTCCAGGGCCGTTTCCCAGCCGAGCCAGGCCGGCAGCATCAAGCGCGTCTGAGTCCAGCCGAAGATCCACGGAATCGCCCGCAGGCTCTCGATTCCGCCGGCACGCCGTTTGGCCGGACGACTGCCCAACGGCAGACGGCCAAGCTCCTGTTCCGGCGTCGACTGGCGGAAGTACTCGACGAAGTCCGAGTTTTCCCGCACCACCTGGCGGTAGGCAGCCACCCCATCGCTGGCGAGCTGATCCATGACCTGGCGCCAGGCCGGCTGCGGCAAGGGCGGCGGCAGCAGGGTCGCCTCCAGCACCGCCGCCAGGTAAAGGTTGAGGTTCTGCTCGGCAATGCCCGGCAGACCGAACTTGAAGCGGATCATCTCGCCCTGTTCGGTGGTTCGGAAGCGCCCGGCCACCGAGCCGGGTGGCTGCGACAGGATCGCCGCATGGGCCGGTCCACCGCCGCGTCCCACCGTGCCGCCACGGCCATGGAACAGCAGCAGCTCGACATCGTGTGCGCGGCAGATGTTCACCAGGCTTTCCTGGGCGCGGTACTGCGCCCAGGCAGCCGCCGTGGTGCCGGCATCCTTGGCCGAATCGGAATAGCCGATCATCACTTCCTGCGGGCCTTGCAGGCTGGCGCGGTAACCCTGCAACTGCAGCAGTTGCTCGATCACCGGGCCTGCGTTGTCCAGATCAGCCAACGTCTCGAACAACGGCACCACACGCATCGGCCGGGTCAGACCGGCTTCCTTGAGCAGCAGTTGCACGGCCAGCACATCGGAAGCTGCACCGGCCATGGAAATCACGTAGGAGCCCAGCGAAGCCGCAGGCGCCGACGCCACTTCACGGCAGGTGGCGAGCACTTCGGCGGTGTCGTCCTCGGCCTGGAAGTGCGCCGGCAACAGCGGCCTTGGATTGTTCAGCTCGGCTTGCAGAAAGTCCATGCGCTGCACCTCGCTCCACTGGGCGTAGTGGCCAAGGCCGAGGTAGGCGGTGATTTCCGACAGCGCGTCGCGGTGGCGGCCGGCGTCCTGGCGCACGTCCAGGCGTACCAGGAACAGGCCGAAGGTCACGGCTCGGCGCAAGCAGTCGAGCAACGGGCCGTCGGCGATTACCCCCATCCCACAGGCGTGCAGCGAGGCATGGCACAGTTGCAGCGGCGCGATCAGTTGCTGGTTGTCGACCAGTACCTCAGGCCCGGCGGGCTGGGTGACCTCAAGGCTGGCATGGGCCCAGGCACGGGTGGCTCGCAGACGCTCGCGCAGTTGCTTGAGCACCGCCCGGTAAGGCTCACGGCTATCACCGACCTGTTCGCGCAGCGCCGCGCTGGCCTGCTGCATGGACAGCTCGGCAGCCAGTGCATCGACGTCGCGCAGGAACAGATCAGCGGCCATCCAGCGTGCCAGCAGCAGCACTTCACGGGTGACCGAGGCCGTGACGTTGGGGTTGCCATCACGGTCGCCCCCCATCCACGAGGCGAAGCGGATGGGCGCAGCCTGCAGCGGCAGCCGTTGCCCGGTGGCGGCGTGCAACGCCGCATCGACCTTGCGCAGATGGTTGGGAATGGCCTGCCAGAGTGAATGCTCGATCACCGCGAAGCCCCACTTCGCTTCATCCACGGGCGTGGGTCGAGTGCGACGGATTTCCTCGGTATGCCAGGCCTCGGCGATCAGCCGCTGCAAGCGCTCACGCACCTGCTGACGCTCGGCCTCGGTGAGGTCCCGGTGGTCTTGTGCAGCCAGTTGCGCAGCGATGGCGTCGTATTTCTGGATCAACGTACGCCTGGCCACTTCCGTGGGGTGTGCAGTGAGGACCAGTTCGATCTGCAACTGCGCCAACTGCTCGGCCAGGCCCCGTTCATCGTGCCCGGCCTGCTTGAGTCGGGCGAGCAGTTCGGGCAGCACGCGGGCTTCGAACGGTAGGGGCTGATCGTCGCTGCGGCGGTGGATCAACTGGTACTGCTCGGCAATGTTGGCCAGGTTGAGAAACTGGTTGAACGCCCGCGCCACCGGCAGCAACTCATCGTCAGCCAGGCTGTCGAGGGTGCTGCTCAGCTGTTCCCCGGCACCGCTGCGGTCGGCCTTGGCGCTGTGGCGAATGGCTTCGATCTTCTGCACAAATGCTTCGCCGTGCTGCTGACGAATCGTTTCACCCAATAGCTCGCCCAGTAGATGGACGTCTTCGCGCAAGCGCACATCGATATCGGTCATCAGCCCTTCTCCCTTCGAGGAAACCGCTTACCCCCAAGAGTGCCCACGGCGGGGTGCCCAAGGCAAGCCGAGCGAATCGCGCGCAACTAACCCGGTGCAGGTTCACTCACAAGCAATGTCATGACACACCCCTGGAGGTCACCGTGAAAATCCGCGAACTTGCCCAGCACTGGGAGCAAAACGCCAAGGGCCGCCTGAGCCCGACCAGCCACGTCCTGCATCTGGACCTGGAGGCTGAAGCGCGCCTGGCGGCGCTGATCGACATGTACCCCAAGCGTACAGCTCAGGAGTTGCTGGGCGAACTGGTCGGCGCCGCACTGGAAGAGCTGGAAGAGAGCTTCCCCTACGTCAAAGGTCAGCAGGTCATCGCCACTGATGAGGAAGGTGATCCGCTGTATGAAGACGTCGGCTCCACCCCACGTTTTCTCGCCCTGTCCAAGCAGCATCTACACAGCCTGGATGGCCAGGCCGACGACGAGAAAAAGTGATGGTCAACCGCCGCTGGCTGCGCCGACATACCCTTGGGCAAGCGGTAAGTTCCGTGCAAAAACGCCTGACCAATCAGTCAGGGAAAAAGATCGTTAGCGCGCGAATTTATCGGAACTATTCAAAAAACGCCTCGGTCACAAACGGTAGCCATCACGGCAAAACCCTGTAAATGCGGGCGTTGCGGCGCTCGGGAGCATCAGGGAAACAGCGATGGATCCACTGCGGACATCGTCGTTATCAGGAGTGACCAATGGAGTTGACCACCATGAAGACCCGCATCGCAAAACCTTCTTCCTTCAACATGCGCGGGCTCAAGCTGGCCGCACTGGCCCTGGGCAGCAGCCTGGTGCTGGCCGGTTGTGCTGGCAAGCCCCCGACCGAGCAGTACGCCGTGACCCAATCGGCGGTCAACTCGGCGGTCAGCGCTGGCGGCACCGAGTTCGCGGCGGTCGAGATGAAGGCAGCCCAGGACAAGTTCAAGAAAGCTGAAATCGCCATGCACGACAAGAAGTACGAAGACGCCCGAATCCTGGCCGAGCAGGCTGAGTGGGATGCCCGCGTAGCCGAGCGTAAAGCTCAGGCCGCCAAGGCCCAGAAGGCTGTACAGGACGCCCGTCAAGGGGTTCAGGAAGTGCGTGAGGAAGGTATGCGCGCCGCTGAATAAGCCGCGTTTTCCGACCCTAAGCCTTCGTTAACGATCAAAGGATGAACACCATGCGCAAACACGTAATGATCCCTGCCCTGCTCGCTCTGAGCGTTGGTCTGGCTGCCTGCTCCCACGACCCGAACCCTAACCTGGAATCGGCTCGCAGCAACTTCTCGGCGCTGCAAAGCGACCCGCAGTCGAGCAAAGTCGCGGCCCTGGAAACCAAGGACGCCCAGGATTGGCTGAACAAGGCTGACAAAGCCTACATGGATCGCGAAGACGACAAGAAGGTCGACCAGCTGGCCTACCTGACCAACCAGCGCGTTGAAGTCGCCAAGCAGACCATCGCCCTGCGCACCGCCGAAGCCGAGCTCAAGGGTGCAGCTGCCGAGCGCGCCAAGGCCCGCCTGGACGCCCGTGACGCGCAGATCAAGAAACTGCAGAACGAGCTGAACGCCAAGCAGACCGACCGCGGCACCCTGGTGACCTTCGGCGACGTGCTGTTCGACTTCAACAAGGCCGAGCTGAAAAGCAGCGCCCTGCCGAACATCACCAAGCTGGCGCAGTTCCTGAGCGAGAATCCGGAACGTAAGGTCATCGTCGAGGGTTACACCGACAGCGTTGGTTCCGACAGCTACAACCTGTCGCTGTCCGACCGCCGCGCTGGTGCCGTTAGCACTGCCCTGGTACGTGCCGGTGTCGATCCATCGCGCATCGTTTCGCAAGGCTATGGCAAGCAATACCCAGTGGCTGACAACTCCAGCAACTCGGGCCGTGCGCAGAACCGTCGTGTGGAAGTTACCATCTCCAACGACAACCAGCCTGTCGCACCGCGTTCGACCATCCGCTAACCGCGTAGGTTGAATACAAGAACCCCGCCTTCGTGGCGGGGTTTTTCGTTCCGGCGCATACGCCTTTGGCAGCGACGGCAACGCCCCAGGTGTCACATCTCTATTGCCGATGTATTCAAGCCATGGCGCACGGTGGGGCTTCCAGCCATCATCGAGTACGAACATGGACTATCAACCACAACACCCCGAATACCCTGCCCCTGGCGAGCCCTTCTCTCCAGAGCCCGCCAGCCATCCTGATCGTGTCTTGTCGCCCGGCGAATACGACCTGCTGTCGATCATCCCTGCCACGCCAGAAGAAGACGAGGACATCCTGCTCTCGATCAGCCAGGCATTCGAACGTGAGCACATCTCGCTGCAAACACCCCACCAGTTCGCCGCCCAGACCCTACGCACGCTTCTCGATCAGCACGCTATCGAAGATAGCGCGGATGATTTGATTCTGGCGACGCTGTACATCGACCAAGTGCATATCAAAGAGTCTCCCTGGAAAGCGCAAGTAGCCCACGCCATGACCTTGCCACAGGCGATGCTGGCCAATTGGCAACAGCGTGGCAGCGGTGATGCGCTCGATCATCTCGGGCATCCGATGGCCTGGCGCACGGCCGGTTACCCGATCAGTGAGCTGGTCACGCTGGGACCTGCCGAGCTGGCAGACAGTGAAGCGTACGATGCGGTGTATCGGCGCACCTCGCCGCAGGTCTATGGCCCAGACAACCAGATCGAGCTCGATCCTGCCACTTTCCAGCGGGCGGTATGGGACGCTGATCTGCAAGGCAAGTACATCGGTTATCTGCGACGCTTCTGGAGTCAACACGAGAGCATCTACCACCTCATGCTCAAGGGCAATGTCGTGCGGGCCACCTTGCTCCAGCGCGAGGAGGGCAGTCTCAGTGAGGCCCATGCGCAATTGGTGCTCAACAGCATGATGTTGCACGCAAACACCAGTTGGTCGGGCACTTCGATGCGTTATTTCGTCGATAACCCGATGTCTGCGCGGCATCAGGTCAGGCCGTTGCAGATCCATGGCTATACGGCCACGGACATCATCAGCTTTCAAAAGCAGGGTGAAGACGCTGTCGTGCTGTACATCCCTGGCAATGCCTCCCCACTGCACGGCTTCGCGTCTGTGCAAGAGCTGCGTGAGTGGATCGGCCA
It includes:
- the tsaB gene encoding tRNA (adenosine(37)-N6)-threonylcarbamoyltransferase complex dimerization subunit type 1 TsaB, with product MTTLLALDTATEACSVALLQGGEVISHHQVIPRQHAQKLLPMIKQLMAEAGVPLSALDAIAFGRGPGAFTGVRIAIGVVQGLAFALERPVLPVSNLAALAQGALREQGHTQVAAAIDARMDEVYWGCYRAQAGEMRLQGEEAVLSPERVALPAERAGDWFGTGTGWGYAERLAVPVTAFDATRLPTAQDILALATFAWGRDEAVAADQAQPVYLRDNVATPKAR
- the adk gene encoding adenylate kinase yields the protein MRVILLGAPGAGKGTQAKFITEKFGIPQISTGDMLRAAVKAGTPLGLELKKVMDAGQLVSDELIIDLVKERIAQSDCANGCLFDGFPRTIPQAEAMQQAGVAIDNVVEIAVDDEEIVGRMAGRRVHLASGRTYHIQYNPPKVEGKDDVTGEDLIQRDDDREETVRHRLSVYHTQTKPLVDFYQKLAAVQGKPKYSHIEGVGSVDSITAKVLAALS
- the ppc gene encoding phosphoenolpyruvate carboxylase; this encodes MTDIDVRLREDVHLLGELLGETIRQQHGEAFVQKIEAIRHSAKADRSGAGEQLSSTLDSLADDELLPVARAFNQFLNLANIAEQYQLIHRRSDDQPLPFEARVLPELLARLKQAGHDERGLAEQLAQLQIELVLTAHPTEVARRTLIQKYDAIAAQLAAQDHRDLTEAERQQVRERLQRLIAEAWHTEEIRRTRPTPVDEAKWGFAVIEHSLWQAIPNHLRKVDAALHAATGQRLPLQAAPIRFASWMGGDRDGNPNVTASVTREVLLLARWMAADLFLRDVDALAAELSMQQASAALREQVGDSREPYRAVLKQLRERLRATRAWAHASLEVTQPAGPEVLVDNQQLIAPLQLCHASLHACGMGVIADGPLLDCLRRAVTFGLFLVRLDVRQDAGRHRDALSEITAYLGLGHYAQWSEVQRMDFLQAELNNPRPLLPAHFQAEDDTAEVLATCREVASAPAASLGSYVISMAGAASDVLAVQLLLKEAGLTRPMRVVPLFETLADLDNAGPVIEQLLQLQGYRASLQGPQEVMIGYSDSAKDAGTTAAAWAQYRAQESLVNICRAHDVELLLFHGRGGTVGRGGGPAHAAILSQPPGSVAGRFRTTEQGEMIRFKFGLPGIAEQNLNLYLAAVLEATLLPPPLPQPAWRQVMDQLASDGVAAYRQVVRENSDFVEYFRQSTPEQELGRLPLGSRPAKRRAGGIESLRAIPWIFGWTQTRLMLPAWLGWETALDNALARGEGDLLGQMREQWPFFRTRIDMLEMVLAKADAQIAEAYDQRLVQPHLLGLGSHLRDLLSQSCELVLGLTGQSVLLAHSPDTLEFIRLRNTYLDPLHRLQAELLARTRGREAALDSPLEQALLVTVAGIAAGLRNTG
- a CDS encoding DUF4398 domain-containing protein; protein product: MELTTMKTRIAKPSSFNMRGLKLAALALGSSLVLAGCAGKPPTEQYAVTQSAVNSAVSAGGTEFAAVEMKAAQDKFKKAEIAMHDKKYEDARILAEQAEWDARVAERKAQAAKAQKAVQDARQGVQEVREEGMRAAE
- a CDS encoding OmpA family protein is translated as MRKHVMIPALLALSVGLAACSHDPNPNLESARSNFSALQSDPQSSKVAALETKDAQDWLNKADKAYMDREDDKKVDQLAYLTNQRVEVAKQTIALRTAEAELKGAAAERAKARLDARDAQIKKLQNELNAKQTDRGTLVTFGDVLFDFNKAELKSSALPNITKLAQFLSENPERKVIVEGYTDSVGSDSYNLSLSDRRAGAVSTALVRAGVDPSRIVSQGYGKQYPVADNSSNSGRAQNRRVEVTISNDNQPVAPRSTIR